The genomic segment GAAGAGCTTCTATACTTGTACCTTACGAATTCTTGAACGCTGGATATGGAGTTCCGATAAAAAAAGCGATCATTCAATCCGGATATCTTCGCCGTATACTTATCTTAGATTCTTCTTGGTCCTTGTTCACTGGTGCAGTTACTTCTTCCTGTATACTGTTCTTAGAAAATTCAAAAGAGAAGGAAGAAGGTTTTCTTTGGTCAAGGACCTCATCATTCATTAAAGGAGAAAGTATAGAACTTTCCGAGATGACCTGGAGAAAGATCCGTCCTGATGCGGAGGCAAAATGGACTAGATTATTGAGCGATGACTCGGAACCGGTACAAAATATAAAAAATGATGATAAAAATTCAACTAACAATAATTATGTGACTATGTCCGAAGATAATAGTCACGGTTGGGTCCCTATCAAGGAATTCGGAAGTTTTAGGAGAGGAATCGCGACAGGGGACAACGGATATTTTCTTTTATCCGAAAAAGACGCTTCGAACTTATCTATTCCTCGAAACTATCTTAGATCTTCTATTCCGAAAGCTCAGTACGCACTTTCTCCATTTTTTACCGGAGATGATTGGAATACTTTGAAGTCTCAGGGAGCCAAAGTATGGCTTTTAGATGCAAAAGAAGTTCCTAAAACTAATGAACAAGAAGGTATTAACAAATATCTGGAAGAAGGAATAAAAAGAGGTGTTCCTAAACGTTTTCTTCCTTCCAAAAGGAAACCTTGGCATTCTCAGGAAAACAGAGGACCTTGCAGGATCTTAGCTACTTCTTTTCATAGGGAAGAAGTTAGATTCGTGTTCAATCAAAGTCCTGCAGTTCATCTCACCTGCTTTCATGGATTTTCTGCAAAACCTGAATACGCTCATTTTGAAGAATATTTATTTGCTTATCTAATCACTCCTCATGTCCGCAAAGAGTTGGAATCAAGAACTAGGGAATACGCTCAAGGATTACGAAAAGTAGAACCTGGAGATTTGAATTCTCTTCTCGTACCTGATTTCAGAAAATTAAAAGAAGCGGAGAAGGAGAAGATCGGAAAATTACTCCATAATTATAGGAATATGATCCGTCCTTGGACTCCGGGCCGCAGACAAAAAGGGGAAAAGGGAATCAGAAACCCAGATGAAGAAGCAATACTCAAAAGTATTGAGACTGAATTCTTAACCGGGTTATAAGAGGAATTACTTTAAGTTTT from the Leptospira saintgironsiae genome contains:
- a CDS encoding HsdM family class I SAM-dependent methyltransferase codes for the protein MIVPCEDKVDPPQEEPDPKTKEKALGQFFTPSALVSPMLEWISETKAVLEGKKLKVLDPGMGEGIFFQEFQDHFPKLDSEFHGWEIDPILHEKCIQNLEKAGISKNRFHLVLGDFLQDENKESYDIILCNPPYLRLSHSKHGKKMIRQFAEDIKEEIPGTANLYVFFLLRILRLLAPGGRASILVPYEFLNAGYGVPIKKAIIQSGYLRRILILDSSWSLFTGAVTSSCILFLENSKEKEEGFLWSRTSSFIKGESIELSEMTWRKIRPDAEAKWTRLLSDDSEPVQNIKNDDKNSTNNNYVTMSEDNSHGWVPIKEFGSFRRGIATGDNGYFLLSEKDASNLSIPRNYLRSSIPKAQYALSPFFTGDDWNTLKSQGAKVWLLDAKEVPKTNEQEGINKYLEEGIKRGVPKRFLPSKRKPWHSQENRGPCRILATSFHREEVRFVFNQSPAVHLTCFHGFSAKPEYAHFEEYLFAYLITPHVRKELESRTREYAQGLRKVEPGDLNSLLVPDFRKLKEAEKEKIGKLLHNYRNMIRPWTPGRRQKGEKGIRNPDEEAILKSIETEFLTGL